The Niallia sp. Man26 genomic sequence TAAACATTCTAAAGCGGAGGACCAACTCAGAAGAGCACAATATCCTCTTGGGTTAAATGGGCTTAGGTACTACCTTTTATTTGGAAGTATATATGGATTTCTCATTATCTACTATGTACTAATCCCATTGCTACTGGAAGGAACCATCACTCAAACAAGTTATATCAGTGGTATCGTCATTCTCATCTTGATTTTATTTTCATTACCGAGTTTTCCTTTCTCTATATTTAACTTTGTCATGAAAAGAGTAGTTAACTTTCAACAAGCAAAAGTACATTCCGAAGTATTTATGCTTTATGACTTATTAATCAATGAAATAGAGATGATGACGGTAAACAGAATCAATACCTATAATGTTCTTCGAAGTATGAAGCCTTACTTCATCTACCTAGAACAACCATTAACGAGGCTATTATCTACTTGGACGAGTGATTTAGGATCTGATACCGCATTAGATAACTTTTTAATGGAGATAGATTCTAAGGAATCGGCCGCTTTAATTGGAGTAATTAAAAACCTGGATGGAATGGACAGACAAACAGCTCTGCAACAACTAAGAGGCATGCATCAAATGTTTGTGAAGAATCAAATAGAAAACTACCGAAGAAAAACAAAGATTACAAACGATGTCTTAAACATTCCAGTAAAGGTGACGCATTTCTTAATTATACTGAACTTCCTTGTTTTAATTGTTTCTATGGTAACGCTAATTTTACAACAAACAAGAGGCTAAACATTCTGTTTGCTTACTGTTCGCTTCATTTATACTTACTTTTTATTTAAGGGGGGTGATTTCCATGAAAAAATCCATCGCAACCTATATGACAATTGCTTTAACAGCTATCGTAATTAGTACCTTTATCTTTGGGGGTCTCTATTATCTGATGAAGGATCTGTCTGATGATGTGGCGACTTACACTAATGACAGCAGTTAAGAAGGAGGAAGCAACACATGTCAAAGACGCTTGCTGTTTATATGATACTAGCGGCTACGGCCATTATCATGGTGTCATTGGTCATTGGAATTAGTTTTGGCGCATTAGCCGATAAAAACACGAAACATGAAGAAATGTTACAGAACGAACATCAACTAAAAATTAACTATTAAAGGGGACAATTTAACATGAAAACATCATTATCAACATTTTTAGGAATCGCAATAACAGTAATCTGTATCTCAGCTTTCTTATTCATTGGAGGTTACAACCTAATTAACAGTGAAACAAGCGCATATGGAACAAAGGTAACTAACATGCAAACAAACCTACCTGATGGCTCAGGAAAATAAAGAATAAAAGAAAGGAGCAACTATTATTTTATAATTGCTCCTTTCCTTTTATAAAAATAAGGGGGTTTTGATATGGCTAAAGCATTAGCGGAATGGATGACGATTTTTATTGCGGTGAACATTATGTTCGCTCCCATACTTGCCTATATAGATAGTCTTAATCGTGAGGCTGTGGAAGTAGTACTTGCTGAAGGGGCTAAGCAAGCATCTATAGAAGGTAAATTCTCACCAAGTATTGTAGAAGATATGAAACAAACATTGGTTGAAAATTATAACTTTAATGAATCGAAAATTAACATAACAGCTACTCAAACATTAACTCCTAGAAATGAGTATATGGAAGCCAGTATACAGGTACCTCGAACTTTTATTTTCATATTGGATATTTTCAACCAAGGTCCAAGCACCATTACGAAACATACTAAAATCTTAAGCGAATATGTAAACTAGGAGCAATCTCATGGCTACTACATTAAGAACCATCATATTTGTATTACTGTTTGCATTAATTACTCAAATCCAATTTAATTTAGATGCCGATAAAACCGCCATTAGGCAGCTGAAAAACGCTACCGAAATAGCAGTCCACGATTCAGGTTTGGCTGTTGAACAGGAAGCTCTTTCGGAAGGTAAGATTGTTTTCGACCAAAACAAAGCGATGGAAAACTTTAAGGCTAGTTTGGAAAATAACCTAGATTTATCGAGTACTGCAGGATATGTTTATAACCCAACTGATTCCTCCTTTTTCAAACAAGATCTTTATCTTGTTGACTTAGAGTTTATTGATGACAGCAACACAGATAGCTACCCTTTTGTTTATTCTAATTCTAATTATCACATATTAGAAAATATAGAAGGTCCCTCTATTATTGCAGTAATGACTACCGAAAGTCCTCGCTGGTTTAAAGGTAATCTATCCATGATTAGACAAGCAGCGGTTTATCAATATAAAAATAATTAACGTTATCGTTATATGTATGAACTAGTTGAATTTGCGCTAAATATATATTGATTTAACAGTTAAATTGCTATAGAATTAATATATAGCAAAATTACATAAAACTAATGGGAACAACCCAAGAATTATAGATAGAGTCTCTCTATCTATAGTTTCTTGGGTTGTTTTTTTTTTTCTAAATCTAATCTAGGAGAGTGAGGAAATTTAATGACACAACTGCCATTAAAAAAGCCTACCTTTCGAAAGTAGGAGGCAAATGAGATATTTAAGATTCATATATGTAATGCCACTAGTAGTATTCTTTAGCTTGTTTCTTTTCGTTATTCCAAGTGCTTATGCAGCTCCAGGGGATGATGATATTTACAATGTACCTTCAAAAGTAAAAACTAATTGGAATTCCACTGTTGGAGATAAAGAGTTTCCAAATACAACAGGTAGAAGAATTATCTCAGATGTTTACATGAATAAGTATGTTGAGAACGGATATGAGGTAGTCAACAAAGATTTCGGTAAGGGAAAGCAACCCTATATTCATTTTAGTGGTTGGTCAGTAATAATGGGTTATAAAGAACATACTTCAACTAATCAAGATACTTATATCGCAGCAAAGAAAGTTGCAGGGGAACGTGATTTAAACTCAGTAAAGATTTATAAAACAATCCAATGGGAAGCTGATGCAACTGAGGATCTTGAATATAACAACCAAGGGTCCGGTGTTTGGAATGAATGTCCTGCTGGTTCAACAAATAAAAATGTTGACGATTGTAATATGAGATACGCAGATGTTAATTATCAAGCGTACTTACCTTTAGAAGAACTATTTGCCGAAGATGAAAATTCTAAATACCAACTGTTTATTGTAAAAAGAGTTGATGATCACATTGTATATTCTCCTTTAATACTGCCATTTGACTTCACTGATAAGGAATATAGTGGAGGGAAACTTTCATTATCAAGTGGACAAAATACAGATTTACTTAGAATGAATAATACTGGTGTT encodes the following:
- a CDS encoding peptidase M23 encodes the protein MATTLRTIIFVLLFALITQIQFNLDADKTAIRQLKNATEIAVHDSGLAVEQEALSEGKIVFDQNKAMENFKASLENNLDLSSTAGYVYNPTDSSFFKQDLYLVDLEFIDDSNTDSYPFVYSNSNYHILENIEGPSIIAVMTTESPRWFKGNLSMIRQAAVYQYKNN